The window TCAGACTACACCCGCCGTAGGCAAGGTTATTGCCCTAAGGAAGCTAGAAATTCAGCAGTATGATTTCACCATAATTGAAAAAAATTGTCCTATTATTCGGTTCCAGACAACCCATGGCAAAGTTATAGAACATTTGGACGAGACTGTTTGTAATTCGTCCTATGTCGGCAAGAAAATCGCAGTGGTCTATGATGCCCGTAACCCCAGGTCAGTCTCCATCGCCAATGGTGCTCGCTTCTTGGTGATGGGTGGATGGGGGGCGATCGGATTTGTTGGCTGTTGCCTAGGATTGTTTGGCATTGGGGCATTGTGGAATGGGCTATTGGGTAGTGTGCAGCCCGAGTCCGACTAAGTGAGTATGGGTAACGATACAACACCAACTAGCACCCAGAGAGCAGTGACTACACCCCATAGTGGCTATCACTGGACGGGCACTTGCAATCGCTTCTTTGAAGGTTGGTATTACCGAGT is drawn from Cyanobacteriota bacterium and contains these coding sequences:
- a CDS encoding DUF3592 domain-containing protein; its protein translation is QTTPAVGKVIALRKLEIQQYDFTIIEKNCPIIRFQTTHGKVIEHLDETVCNSSYVGKKIAVVYDARNPRSVSIANGARFLVMGGWGAIGFVGCCLGLFGIGALWNGLLGSVQPESD